One Alphaproteobacteria bacterium DNA segment encodes these proteins:
- a CDS encoding ATP-binding cassette domain-containing protein produces the protein MVDSKNDRAPSRDLRVLRRLFGLLKPYRGCVALAGISLTLAAGAVLGLGTALRWLVDAGFAAGNADLLDHALLGLFAFVLLLAGATYARSYLVTWLGERVTADIRRLVFERALTLSPAYYETTRTGEVVSRLTADTATVQTIVGSSASMALRNVLLFAGGVAMMAIASPKLTAVALLVVPLVVGPLIFFGRKVRALSRESQDRLGDVGADIEESLAAIRTVQAFNRERADGERFGARVEDAFGANVRRAKARSALIAMVMLCVFGAVGFVLWIGGRDAIAGQITAGQLSAFVFYAVVVAASVGAISEFAADLQRAAGACERLFELADAIPEIRAPSSPVAMPKPAQGRVEFRDVTFRYPAAPDRTALADLSFKVEPGETVAIVGPSGAGKTTVFQLLLRFYDPQSGAITIDGVKLADADPADLRARIGLVAQEPTIFAADVLENIRYGNGAASDEAVMKAARAAHVDEFAERLPDGWKTYLGERGVRLSGGQRQRIAIARALVRDPAVLLLDEATSALDAESERYVQAAFESLGKGRTVLVIAHRLATVARADRLLVLDRGRLVAAGSHAKLIAEGGLYARLAALQFKAPDAPDVENKRA, from the coding sequence ATGGTGGATTCGAAGAACGACCGGGCCCCGTCGCGCGATTTGCGCGTGCTGCGCCGCCTGTTCGGTTTGCTCAAACCCTATCGCGGGTGCGTGGCGCTCGCGGGTATTTCGCTCACCCTCGCGGCCGGCGCGGTGCTGGGGCTTGGCACCGCCTTGCGCTGGCTGGTCGATGCGGGCTTCGCGGCGGGCAACGCCGATCTGCTCGACCATGCGCTGCTCGGGCTGTTCGCCTTCGTGCTGCTGCTGGCGGGGGCGACCTATGCGCGTTCCTATCTCGTCACGTGGCTGGGCGAGCGCGTCACCGCCGATATCCGCCGCCTGGTGTTCGAACGCGCATTGACGCTGTCGCCCGCCTATTACGAAACGACGCGCACGGGCGAGGTCGTCTCGCGCCTGACCGCCGATACCGCGACGGTGCAAACGATCGTCGGCTCCTCCGCGTCGATGGCGCTGCGCAACGTGCTGCTGTTTGCGGGCGGTGTCGCGATGATGGCGATCGCTTCGCCCAAGCTCACGGCCGTGGCGCTGCTGGTGGTGCCGCTAGTCGTCGGCCCGCTGATCTTCTTCGGCCGTAAGGTCCGCGCGCTGAGCCGCGAAAGCCAGGATCGTTTGGGCGATGTCGGTGCGGATATCGAAGAATCGCTCGCCGCGATCCGCACCGTGCAGGCCTTCAACCGCGAACGCGCCGACGGCGAACGCTTCGGTGCCCGCGTCGAGGACGCGTTCGGCGCCAATGTGCGCCGCGCCAAAGCGCGCTCCGCGCTGATCGCGATGGTGATGCTGTGCGTGTTCGGCGCGGTCGGTTTCGTGCTGTGGATCGGCGGGCGCGACGCGATCGCGGGCCAGATCACCGCCGGCCAATTGTCGGCCTTCGTGTTCTACGCCGTCGTCGTCGCGGCGTCGGTCGGCGCCATCAGCGAATTCGCGGCCGATCTGCAACGCGCGGCCGGGGCGTGCGAACGGCTGTTCGAACTCGCCGACGCGATCCCGGAAATCCGCGCACCTTCGTCGCCCGTGGCGATGCCCAAGCCCGCCCAAGGCCGCGTCGAATTCCGCGACGTGACCTTCCGCTACCCGGCGGCACCGGACCGTACGGCGCTGGCGGATTTGTCGTTCAAGGTGGAGCCGGGCGAAACGGTCGCCATCGTCGGCCCGTCGGGGGCGGGCAAGACGACCGTGTTCCAATTGCTGCTGCGTTTCTACGATCCGCAAAGCGGTGCCATCACGATCGACGGCGTGAAGCTCGCCGACGCCGATCCCGCCGATTTGCGCGCGCGTATCGGCTTGGTGGCGCAGGAGCCGACGATCTTCGCCGCCGACGTGCTGGAGAATATCCGCTACGGCAACGGGGCCGCGTCCGACGAAGCGGTGATGAAGGCCGCGCGCGCCGCCCATGTCGACGAATTCGCCGAGCGTTTGCCCGACGGCTGGAAAACCTATCTGGGCGAGCGCGGCGTGCGTTTGTCCGGCGGCCAGCGCCAGCGTATCGCCATCGCGCGCGCGCTTGTGCGCGATCCCGCCGTGCTGTTGCTCGACGAAGCGACCAGCGCGCTCGACGCCGAAAGCGAACGCTACGTGCAAGCCGCGTTCGAATCGCTCGGCAAAGGCCGCACCGTGCTCGTGATCGCGCATCGCCTGGCGACCGTGGCGCGCGCCGACCGCTTGCTGGTGCTCGATCGCGGACGGTTGGTCGCGGCCGGTTCCCATGCCAAACTGATCGCCGAAGGCGGGCTTTACGCGCGCCTCGCCGCCTTGCAGTTCAAGGCGCCCGACGCGCCCGATGTGGAGAATAAGCGCGCATGA
- the cyaY gene encoding iron donor protein CyaY: MDANDFDTAADTLLARLQTRIESDLADADIDAELRGGILTVEFDDGRQFVINKHGPTKQIWVSSPLTGAAHYAWDEGAKVWRSTRSDATLEAALAKDLAEASGLKVAF; the protein is encoded by the coding sequence ATGGACGCCAACGACTTCGATACGGCCGCCGATACCTTGCTGGCCCGATTGCAGACCCGGATCGAGAGCGACCTTGCCGACGCCGATATCGACGCGGAGCTGCGCGGCGGCATCCTGACGGTCGAATTCGACGACGGGCGCCAGTTCGTCATCAACAAACACGGCCCCACGAAACAGATCTGGGTGTCCTCGCCGCTGACCGGGGCGGCGCATTACGCCTGGGACGAAGGCGCCAAGGTTTGGCGCTCGACGCGTTCCGACGCCACGCTCGAAGCCGCCCTCGCCAAGGATTTGGCCGAGGCGAGCGGCCTGAAGGTCGCTTTCTGA
- the rpmE gene encoding 50S ribosomal protein L31, translating to MKPGVHPEYHEINVIMTDGSTFKTRSTYGKPGETLRLDIDPKTHPAWTGQQRIMDQGGQVAKFNKRFAGIGAVKAKPMGDAPPPKPKKEAAPAAAAAAPKAEAKKKK from the coding sequence ATGAAGCCCGGCGTGCACCCCGAATACCACGAAATCAACGTGATCATGACCGACGGGTCCACGTTCAAGACGCGCTCGACCTACGGCAAGCCCGGCGAGACGCTGCGTCTGGACATCGATCCGAAGACGCATCCGGCCTGGACGGGCCAGCAGCGCATCATGGACCAGGGCGGTCAGGTCGCGAAGTTCAACAAGCGCTTCGCCGGCATCGGCGCGGTCAAGGCCAAGCCCATGGGCGACGCCCCGCCGCCCAAGCCGAAGAAGGAAGCGGCCCCGGCCGCCGCCGCTGCGGCCCCCAAGGCCGAAGCGAAGAAGAAGAAGTAA